Proteins encoded together in one Pontiella desulfatans window:
- a CDS encoding HEAT repeat domain-containing protein has protein sequence MVGTFLFGDGAMADGGDSISNIVARLLELPSPPPDWREQPKERLVPVELRHKDKVQEEPPSEEELRRRERAFRAKLIKEAESARFDGEYNSRHETPLNRLAEYDWSAAKPILEKHAKGDDVRVAAYATGLLYKHGDEATRTELRAKLQSMVFEEGLPASTRAMACERVLESDWPGRDEYFLHLLGSLPKLKEGYLNYRPLENFVEANPDHWIPVLTEWVDNENRVAHERVVSCLVQFNLKDARADALRPLLPWLDDPEWAKANMGRLRLIQSLDRVCIPESVDGLMWVAGHDTGFRLAGAADDLAYYDATNAVPILKEALSREKQSNHRRNVIAAIHALNGFSDDELVEGIEAFAVQTARGNNEKPHEDLSSLLGPSKKSTEFAIGQYVAAPERITAPVVDLLQKRAGQLKVGSPDVAEIILQISLAGDDVANGQRMLDALAEPELSEESILVVLNTREMLREHYLARLREFGARGGGVAGIAAVLAGSPGKAIEILQGDDRDAQLMLLACARLVREPLPVEMLIARWAQVNDPLLGNAIERYLEADDSAEARAAILDRYPSEMRILGALQGFDPGHGSFSKFAGWEKVLRKRFSGESPPNEIHALLSAGYWGNRGQIVVGVRDGKGELTAYYSNGRYAVRELAEEELARLKLSIKQNNFDGLAPLNIPVCDGIQYEYVHLAANGGRRVYMNNPSNAQDEAPVYDFITQLFHGLEAAGGLALHYGCESQVDGFSVLHAAFENRVDAVWTGAGGIRVLVDSNDDDPPQWHRFENGRVGGMVPQPDACRIIGSNDDVPKRFRFPEHLNNHPWQSGTTGGVVRANFDGLWLCEKDKTPILLNAGAHADPIVSPDGRWVVAAKAEQGWAKPNILIRYDLLHDVEHIVDIPPAGDLSPIAHIPAHGKFLVVRVEEGSGDAEDKPKVAYYLLDPATGEHEMVEGCFSPLFDLSYRPLQPSKKPGFHWAAINHSIHGGAEIGLYDMENFAFSPVVQIPSVFFDSMDMWVDKERELVYVAVNGDLVRFALPRN, from the coding sequence GTGGTTGGAACGTTTCTGTTCGGAGACGGGGCCATGGCGGATGGCGGGGATTCAATCAGCAACATTGTGGCTCGGTTGCTGGAGCTTCCATCTCCTCCGCCCGATTGGCGAGAGCAGCCCAAGGAGCGCCTTGTTCCAGTTGAGCTTCGCCATAAAGATAAGGTGCAGGAGGAGCCTCCCTCCGAGGAGGAGCTTCGAAGGAGGGAGCGCGCTTTCCGGGCCAAGTTGATCAAAGAGGCTGAAAGCGCGCGTTTTGATGGAGAGTACAACTCTCGCCACGAGACGCCGCTGAACCGTCTGGCGGAATATGATTGGAGCGCAGCCAAGCCGATCCTCGAGAAACACGCCAAAGGCGATGACGTGCGCGTGGCCGCCTATGCAACGGGGTTGCTTTATAAGCATGGCGATGAAGCAACCCGAACCGAACTTCGAGCCAAACTGCAGTCCATGGTTTTTGAGGAAGGCTTGCCGGCTTCCACCCGGGCGATGGCGTGCGAGCGCGTGCTGGAATCGGATTGGCCAGGACGGGACGAATATTTCCTGCATCTGCTTGGCTCCTTGCCCAAGTTGAAGGAAGGATATTTGAATTATCGCCCGCTTGAAAATTTTGTGGAGGCCAATCCGGATCATTGGATTCCCGTCTTGACGGAATGGGTCGATAACGAAAACCGGGTTGCGCATGAGCGAGTCGTTAGCTGCCTGGTTCAATTTAATCTGAAGGATGCGCGCGCAGACGCCCTGCGTCCTTTGCTTCCCTGGCTGGACGATCCGGAGTGGGCAAAGGCGAACATGGGGCGGTTGCGATTGATTCAAAGCCTGGATCGTGTTTGCATCCCCGAAAGCGTGGACGGGCTTATGTGGGTCGCCGGGCATGACACGGGATTCCGCTTGGCAGGGGCGGCGGATGATTTGGCCTATTATGATGCAACGAACGCCGTCCCCATCCTAAAGGAGGCGTTGAGCCGGGAAAAGCAGAGCAACCATCGACGCAACGTAATTGCCGCGATCCATGCATTGAACGGATTCAGCGACGACGAGCTTGTTGAGGGAATCGAGGCGTTTGCGGTGCAAACCGCTCGTGGGAACAACGAAAAACCTCATGAAGACCTTTCGTCGCTTTTGGGGCCCAGCAAAAAGTCGACCGAGTTTGCCATTGGGCAGTATGTCGCTGCTCCCGAGCGGATAACGGCGCCGGTTGTCGACCTGCTGCAAAAACGGGCAGGGCAGCTAAAGGTCGGATCTCCGGATGTTGCGGAAATCATCCTCCAAATTTCTTTGGCGGGGGACGATGTCGCGAACGGGCAGCGGATGCTCGATGCACTGGCCGAACCGGAGCTCTCCGAGGAATCCATTTTAGTCGTGTTGAATACTCGGGAGATGCTGCGGGAGCATTATCTGGCACGGCTGAGGGAATTCGGCGCCCGGGGCGGAGGCGTTGCAGGAATCGCGGCAGTCCTTGCAGGAAGCCCCGGGAAGGCCATCGAAATTCTACAGGGCGATGACCGCGATGCCCAGTTGATGCTGTTGGCCTGTGCAAGGCTCGTGCGGGAGCCGCTTCCCGTCGAGATGCTGATAGCTCGTTGGGCGCAAGTGAACGATCCGTTGCTTGGCAACGCCATTGAGCGGTATCTGGAAGCCGACGACAGTGCCGAGGCGCGTGCCGCGATTCTTGACCGCTATCCTTCGGAGATGCGCATTCTGGGTGCGTTGCAGGGATTCGATCCCGGCCACGGCTCTTTTTCCAAATTTGCCGGATGGGAAAAAGTGCTCCGCAAGCGTTTTTCGGGGGAGTCGCCGCCCAACGAAATCCATGCGCTTTTAAGCGCGGGGTATTGGGGTAACCGGGGGCAGATTGTGGTCGGCGTTCGGGATGGAAAAGGAGAGTTGACGGCTTATTACAGCAACGGCCGCTACGCAGTGCGGGAGCTTGCGGAAGAGGAGCTTGCTCGTTTGAAGCTTTCCATCAAGCAGAATAATTTTGACGGCCTGGCGCCGCTGAACATTCCCGTGTGCGATGGTATTCAATATGAATATGTCCATCTTGCAGCGAATGGCGGAAGGCGGGTTTATATGAACAATCCCAGCAATGCGCAGGATGAAGCTCCGGTCTATGATTTCATCACCCAGTTGTTTCATGGACTTGAAGCTGCTGGCGGACTCGCGCTGCACTACGGCTGTGAAAGTCAAGTCGATGGATTCTCCGTTCTGCATGCTGCATTTGAAAACAGGGTGGACGCCGTTTGGACGGGTGCGGGTGGCATCCGGGTTTTGGTCGATTCAAACGACGACGATCCCCCTCAATGGCATCGGTTTGAAAACGGTCGGGTTGGGGGTATGGTTCCGCAGCCCGATGCATGCCGGATTATTGGCTCCAACGATGATGTCCCGAAACGTTTCCGGTTTCCGGAACACCTGAACAACCATCCTTGGCAATCCGGGACGACGGGGGGGGTGGTTCGCGCAAACTTCGATGGCTTGTGGTTATGCGAAAAAGACAAGACGCCTATCCTATTGAACGCTGGCGCCCATGCCGACCCCATCGTTTCCCCCGACGGAAGGTGGGTGGTTGCCGCGAAGGCCGAGCAGGGCTGGGCCAAGCCGAATATTCTCATTCGCTACGACCTTCTTCACGATGTGGAGCACATTGTGGACATTCCGCCAGCGGGGGATTTGAGTCCCATCGCCCATATCCCGGCGCATGGGAAATTTCTTGTCGTCCGGGTTGAGGAAGGGTCGGGGGATGCCGAAGATAAACCCAAGGTCGCTTATTATCTGCTCGATCCGGCAACCGGGGAGCATGAGATGGTTGAGGGCTGTTTTTCCCCGCTCTTTGACTTGTCATACCGCCCGTTGCAACCATCGAAGAAACCAGGGTTCCATTGGGCTGCCATCAACCATAGCATACATGGCGGAGCTGAGATCGGGCTGTATGATATGGAAAACTTTGCATTCAGCCCTGTCGTGCAGATTCCGTCGGTGTTTTTCGATAGCATGGACATGTGGGTGGATAAAGAGCGCGAGCTGGTGTACGTCGCGGTTAACGGCGACCTTGTCCGGTTTGCGTTGCCGCGGAATTAG
- a CDS encoding DUF6364 family protein: MKTKLTVTMDDKLIPQAKRYAREHNRSLSSVIEESLAKLTSGQPDRFSERWQGRISISGKDDPRFEQLSKKYL; this comes from the coding sequence ATGAAAACCAAGCTGACCGTTACAATGGATGACAAACTCATTCCGCAGGCCAAGCGCTACGCGCGCGAACACAACCGTTCCCTATCGAGTGTGATCGAGGAATCGCTTGCCAAACTGACGAGTGGCCAACCCGACCGCTTTTCAGAACGCTGGCAAGGTAGGATCTCCATTTCCGGGAAAGATGACCCGCGCTTCGAGCAACTCAGCAAGAAGTATCTATGA
- a CDS encoding PIN domain-containing protein, translated as MKILIDTDVLLDVALGRAPFADASGKLLDALQNGQATGFAAWHSAANFYYLCTSTQNDKAVRGFLDDLFRFIQIAPVSTIDMQRALSLNMKDFEDAMQAAAALACGADVIATRNLRDYTMSPIKAKLPKDILRLIA; from the coding sequence ATGAAAATCCTAATTGACACGGATGTGTTGCTCGACGTCGCCTTGGGTCGCGCCCCGTTCGCGGATGCATCCGGCAAGTTGCTGGATGCGTTGCAGAATGGACAGGCGACCGGATTCGCCGCATGGCATTCGGCCGCGAACTTCTACTACCTCTGCACCTCAACCCAAAACGACAAGGCCGTAAGGGGATTTCTGGACGACCTGTTCAGGTTCATCCAGATCGCTCCCGTATCGACCATCGACATGCAACGCGCCCTCTCTCTCAACATGAAGGATTTCGAAGACGCCATGCAGGCCGCTGCCGCACTCGCCTGCGGCGCGGACGTTATCGCAACGCGAAACCTGCGCGACTACACAATGTCGCCCATCAAAGCCAAGCTCCCCAAGGATATTCTTCGTCTGATCGCATGA
- the uvrB gene encoding excinuclease ABC subunit UvrB — MNYPFQLVADFVPTGDQPEAIEKLCAGLAKGQKFQTLEGVTGSGKTFTVANTIARHGRPALVLSHNKTLAAQLYAELKAFFPNNAVEYFVSYYDYYQPEAYIPQTDTFIEKDSAINDEIERLRLAATDALLNREDVIIVASVSCIYGLGSPEDYKKMVVSANVGEESNRDAVLKKLVEIQYERNDYEPGAGKFRVRGDTLDIFPSYAKDYAIRLEFWGDEIEAIKKIDPLTNEVLEINDHIMVSPAKHFVMPQTKIDAALVAIRQEMEQQVAVFERENRLIEAQRIKMRTEYDLEMMKEIGFCGGIENYSRHLAGRNPGDRPECLLDYFTGDFLTIVDESHVTLPQVRGMYNGDQARKGTLVEHGFRLPSALDNRPMNFDEFLSVTNQMIFLSATPSVFEREHGGTPIEQIIRPTGIVDPPVELRPLKNQIDDLMEEIRIRAERGERTLVTTLTKRTAEDLTEYLEKTGLKVQYLHSDIDALERVDILRELRSGTVDCLIGINLLREGLDLPEVSLVAILDADKEGFLRSETALVQTAGRAARHIDGLVIMYAEKITDSMQRMLDKCDHRRQKQRAYNEEHGIVPQAIKKEIQDSLKTIYETAEETVEMAVAEDGVEYSVGETIHQLEQEMLEAAEALEFERAATLRDQIKALEEKG, encoded by the coding sequence ATGAACTACCCCTTCCAACTTGTTGCGGATTTCGTGCCGACCGGCGATCAGCCGGAGGCGATCGAAAAGCTGTGCGCCGGACTGGCGAAGGGCCAAAAGTTCCAGACGCTGGAAGGGGTAACCGGATCGGGCAAGACCTTCACGGTGGCCAACACCATTGCTCGCCATGGGCGCCCCGCCCTGGTGCTCTCGCACAACAAGACGCTTGCCGCCCAGCTCTATGCCGAGTTGAAAGCCTTCTTCCCGAACAATGCGGTGGAATATTTCGTCTCCTACTACGACTATTACCAACCCGAAGCCTACATCCCGCAGACCGACACCTTCATCGAGAAGGATTCCGCCATCAACGACGAGATCGAACGGCTCCGACTGGCCGCAACGGATGCCCTGCTCAACCGCGAGGATGTCATCATCGTCGCCTCGGTTTCCTGCATCTACGGTCTCGGCTCGCCGGAGGACTACAAAAAAATGGTCGTCAGCGCCAACGTGGGCGAAGAATCCAACCGCGATGCCGTGCTCAAGAAGCTGGTCGAGATCCAGTATGAACGCAACGACTATGAACCCGGCGCCGGCAAGTTCCGCGTGCGCGGCGACACGCTCGATATTTTCCCCTCCTACGCCAAGGACTATGCCATCCGCCTTGAATTCTGGGGCGACGAAATCGAAGCCATCAAAAAGATCGACCCCCTCACCAACGAAGTGCTCGAAATCAATGACCACATCATGGTTTCCCCCGCCAAGCATTTCGTGATGCCGCAGACCAAGATCGATGCCGCCCTCGTGGCCATCCGCCAGGAGATGGAGCAGCAGGTGGCGGTGTTCGAGCGCGAAAACCGGTTGATCGAAGCACAACGGATCAAGATGCGGACGGAATACGACCTGGAAATGATGAAGGAGATCGGCTTTTGCGGCGGCATCGAAAACTATTCGCGGCATCTCGCGGGACGCAACCCCGGGGATCGGCCGGAATGTTTGCTCGATTATTTCACGGGCGATTTCCTGACCATCGTCGATGAATCGCACGTAACCCTGCCGCAGGTGCGCGGCATGTACAACGGCGACCAGGCCCGCAAGGGGACGCTGGTCGAGCACGGCTTCCGCCTGCCCTCGGCGCTCGACAACCGCCCGATGAACTTCGATGAATTCTTATCGGTGACCAACCAGATGATCTTCCTCTCCGCCACGCCCAGCGTTTTTGAAAGGGAGCATGGCGGGACGCCGATCGAACAGATCATCCGCCCCACCGGCATCGTTGATCCACCGGTGGAACTCCGCCCGCTCAAGAATCAGATCGACGACCTGATGGAGGAAATCCGCATCCGCGCCGAGCGCGGCGAGCGCACCCTCGTGACCACGCTCACCAAGCGGACGGCGGAGGATCTGACCGAATATCTCGAAAAGACCGGGCTGAAGGTGCAATACCTCCACTCCGACATCGATGCCCTCGAACGGGTGGACATCCTGCGCGAGCTTCGCAGCGGAACGGTCGACTGCCTGATCGGCATCAACCTATTGAGGGAGGGACTCGACCTGCCCGAGGTTTCACTGGTTGCCATTCTCGACGCCGACAAGGAGGGATTCCTGCGCTCCGAGACCGCGCTGGTACAGACCGCCGGTCGCGCCGCCCGCCACATTGATGGGCTCGTCATCATGTATGCCGAAAAGATTACCGACTCGATGCAACGCATGCTCGACAAGTGCGACCACCGGCGCCAGAAGCAGCGCGCCTATAACGAGGAACACGGCATTGTTCCGCAGGCGATCAAAAAGGAAATCCAGGACAGTCTGAAAACCATCTACGAGACGGCCGAGGAAACCGTCGAGATGGCCGTGGCCGAGGATGGCGTGGAATACAGCGTCGGCGAAACCATCCACCAACTCGAACAGGAAATGCTCGAAGCCGCCGAAGCGTTGGAATTCGAACGCGCCGCCACACTGCGCGACCAGATCAAAGCGCTGGAAGAAAAAGGCTAA
- a CDS encoding rhomboid family protein, translating into MFNNEPRNIGSMVGISSSVKFLLILNVVIFALDALTSQRLLTENFALRANWWMNFEIGQLFTYMFIHGSLSHLMVNMLGLFFIGPTVERTIGAFRFFILYYVSGILGGLGWSLIADPFPVADAFGNTFMHYPICVGASGAVMGILGAFGALYPNAKLLLWFVIPCRAWMLVLGLAIWELHETISEPLIGGIANAAHLIGGVAGFSYAISLKHPHLVDEFKARIPGLGKKKPRPSNAPRAEQLSKEDVDRILDKIGKEGMGALTPREREMLKRATRG; encoded by the coding sequence ATGTTCAACAACGAACCTAGAAACATAGGAAGCATGGTGGGGATTTCCTCCTCCGTGAAGTTTCTTCTGATCCTGAATGTTGTGATTTTTGCCCTGGATGCATTGACGTCGCAACGATTGCTGACCGAAAATTTTGCCTTGCGCGCAAACTGGTGGATGAATTTTGAGATCGGCCAGTTGTTCACCTATATGTTCATTCACGGGAGTTTGAGCCATTTGATGGTGAATATGCTGGGCCTGTTTTTTATCGGCCCAACGGTGGAGCGCACCATTGGGGCATTCCGCTTCTTCATTCTTTATTATGTGAGCGGCATTCTGGGAGGGCTGGGGTGGTCGCTCATTGCGGATCCCTTCCCTGTTGCCGATGCATTTGGAAATACCTTTATGCATTATCCGATCTGCGTCGGCGCCTCCGGCGCGGTGATGGGTATTCTCGGGGCCTTCGGCGCGCTATATCCCAATGCGAAGCTGCTGCTCTGGTTCGTGATTCCCTGCCGGGCCTGGATGCTGGTGCTTGGATTGGCGATCTGGGAGCTGCACGAAACCATCAGCGAGCCGTTGATTGGCGGAATTGCCAATGCCGCCCACCTGATTGGCGGTGTTGCGGGCTTCTCCTATGCCATATCGCTCAAACACCCGCATCTGGTTGATGAATTCAAGGCCAGGATTCCCGGTTTGGGAAAAAAGAAGCCCAGGCCCAGCAACGCTCCCCGGGCAGAACAGCTTTCCAAGGAGGACGTCGATCGCATCCTCGACAAGATTGGCAAGGAGGGCATGGGCGCCCTAACGCCTCGCGAGCGTGAAATGCTCAAACGCGCCACGCGCGGATAA
- the queF gene encoding preQ(1) synthase, with translation MTDETKLTGLTLLKKGETRYPTSPDEAKLETFENANQGRNYWITFQTSEFTSLCPITGQPDFATITIEYIPGTLCVESKSLKLYLFSFRQTGTFYEEIVNRIYSDLDEQLKPKRLVVNGDFTARGGITSAVKIDSAEA, from the coding sequence ATGACCGACGAAACCAAACTGACCGGACTCACCTTGCTCAAGAAGGGTGAAACGCGCTACCCGACCAGCCCGGACGAGGCGAAACTGGAAACCTTCGAAAACGCGAACCAGGGGCGGAACTATTGGATCACCTTCCAGACGTCGGAGTTCACCTCGCTCTGTCCGATTACCGGCCAGCCGGACTTTGCGACGATTACCATCGAGTATATTCCGGGCACGTTGTGCGTGGAAAGCAAGTCGCTGAAGCTCTATCTCTTCTCGTTCCGCCAGACCGGCACCTTCTACGAGGAAATCGTCAACCGGATCTATTCGGATCTCGACGAACAGCTAAAGCCCAAGCGGCTGGTGGTGAACGGCGACTTCACCGCGCGCGGCGGCATTACCTCTGCGGTGAAGATTGATTCCGCTGAAGCATAG